One genomic segment of Salmo trutta unplaced genomic scaffold, fSalTru1.1, whole genome shotgun sequence includes these proteins:
- the LOC115188732 gene encoding zinc finger CCCH domain-containing protein 13 isoform X5, which produces MSKIRRRVTVENSKTISDSSSSQTSTTPSRRPSVFERLGPSTGSNAVETNCRNWLKTGNCSYGNTCRYTHGTQPRGKGFSGSFSRSAERPTGDLRERMKNKRQDVESDATKRDPEEPTSPTARQRDSSRGRHREKEDIKITKERTPASEEETTEWEANREDSDNGDYDYELSLEMKRQKIQRELMKLEQENMEKREDIVIKKEVPEPTTKTRTTIISKTSPERSSSKGSPSSRKSSGSPKHTKGPKASGSRKKEKKTSVSSSASATARSSKGGHGKKKGPRTPSPPPPVLPLVNPVVAAGGKKHKGKHKNKEKCEEKPPKEGKERGRDAEKHKEKKEKRRDRSDSSHKAKRSVMSEERSGSVSSPSRDREMSPSARKNKSTSPKVASQKTLAPASPPHRSPPPRHKRTPTPPRHHSPSSHSGSSAQRHSPSPRRRRSASPAYNREPPAASSPPGQRCSSRSPAASRDTSSPQRRTSPGGRNHSRGRERGRSERGRSPPAQEHRHERRDESRGKREKDCSRDDRDYEVAETSSSRDAAREDRETKEGRERRGDGRSDRRGDSTSTSRDPTRDRDRDTKDSTREPRTTETTSTRSGRDPLEYRDRDREREREREKEKERERERGEREKTDRKEEAVPEEGRGYGRGHGREEGGRTEGRGEVRGETRTESRAERPGRGRGREADASDKGSSGSTRNARGSQLESGGHDGWDSRSGGGFREKSAERSTDRGAERGGAERGGAERDRYDGDRRGGEQATGRDSSYDRRGGHTDRGDRRENRERDQRASSPGRHPARGEEPDREETRGRDERRGEEKGGDRREDRAREREREREREREKEREREREKEREAERERVREREREREREREREKEKEREKEREREREREEREREREERDRERKEREREREREREREREQRERERQREWEEREKGRDERRERTRDEPRDDRSVRDSHEDRKTSRKRHRVETTPSPTRPSPKRARDAPPGDGEEYNSPEEKSVEKHRLLSQVVLPPQEPLLRSPPSTSVAEDTKPSRWKDEERRGGGDKREGRSRRNEEADARGDRGGAGRGGERRGEHPSDSSTPVSASGSDSRRGKERDGGEPTPPPPPVALVTEDRDAPVPSGHEEGKKKTKSQKKGLKKGRKEEGVAGGVSGAPERFTNPEPPSSMALSDGPPPPLLSPRKAPKKKALDKKRKRSRGAESDASEEEPGSSHLPPGKRNKRGPRTPPPAPKEALLSQRAVPHSVAEPLPQPVKMDANFSDWSDEDVLERGGVSAAVKAPPTVLTERTPTEALPRRGGPRGGKERVERPVPPPIAPLLSQDPPMLLQTLPPQPLMSQPLLRKPPPEQKRSSSMGSNQSRASSRRLRSPSNESAHREDPQQGQGPGRPRRGHQLQGGNSRDRERERERDRERERERGERERGPVVTEPPVVRGEERKSRIDQLRRGEPSRSTSSDRQDSRSHSSRRSSPESERQVQSRAGSYDGREREREREREREQFERERERKDLRQQQGPPGPLPPLQQQGQQRDWEPEGPREWGGRGREPLLMRGGNREQMRERDLRDMRGERERLLPEGLLQQHERERERERGGNRGVGRGGDHGNDRERERMLLMDLPPHGDPKNRMDMRGDRPDMRGDRPDLRGDMRGDMRPDVRGDIRGDMRGDMRGDIRGDMRPDMRGDIRGDMRGDMRGDMRPDIRGDIRGDMRPDMRGDIRGDMRGDIRGDMRGDIRGDMRPDMRGDIRGDMRGDMRPDMRGDIRGDMRPDIRGDIRGDMRPDMRGDIRGDMRPDMRGDIRGDMRPDIRGDIRGDMRPDMRGDMRGGPDIRADIRPDHMRPDIRGPDRVEFSLLLPHEALGHSGMDQDKPGNSHHPVGGEIQEAEKQDSIDDEDDAKADDAVSVVSGGEEYEPISDDELDEILADSAQKREDGQEEEKTPGPLDVIDVDWSSLMPKQKQEPRAAGAALLRFTPGAVLLRAGVSKRLAGPELLERVREVCKKELDDPKDADKLFEHDLGALNKAALNRKVERAGLLRNLGPCCKALCARRDMAIRRQLLKNEKGLTKQMYPSVPVVDSELFQLSMRLFKKTVAAARSNQPPLGPPAGPEKADKGPLGLVPAASPAAKPGTPQPPEMCVS; this is translated from the exons ATGTCCAAGATAAGGCGGAGGGTAACAGTGGAGAATTCTAAAACCATATCTGACAGCAGCAGTAGCCAGACCAGCACCACCCCGTCTCGCCGGCCCAGCGTGTTTGAAAGACTCGGCCCCAGCACTGGTAGTAATGCTGTCGAG ACTAATTGTAGAAATTGGTTGAAGACTGGGAATTGCAGTTACGGCAATACTTGTCGCTACACACATGGAACTCAGCCACGAGGCAAAGGATTTAGTGGATCTTTTAGCAG GTCAGCGGAAAGACCAACTGGCGATCTGCGAGAGAGGATGAAGAATAAGAGGCAGGATGTTGAATCAGATGCTACAAAGAGAGACCCAGAGGAGCCTACGTCCCCCACAGCCAGA CAGCGAGACTCGTCCCGAGGCCGCCACAGGGAGAAGGAAGATATAAAAATCACTAAAGAGAGAACCCCTGCCAGCGAAGAAGAGACCACCGAGTGGGAAGCCAACCGCGAAG ACTCGGATAACGGCGACTACGACTACGAATTGTCCCTAGAGATGAAGAGGCAGAAGATCCAGCGGGAGCTCATGAAGTTGGAGCAGGAGAATATGGAGAAAAGAGAGGACATTGTTATCAAGAAGGAGGTACCG GAGCCGACCACCAAAACTAGGACCACTATCATATCCAAG ACATCCCCGGAGCGTTCCAGCTCTAAAGGTTCCCCCTCCTCCAGGAAGTCCAGTGGATCTCCCAAACACACTAAAGGACCTAAAGCTTCCGGTTCtaggaagaaggagaagaagaccTCTGTGTCGTCCTCTGCGTCCGCCACGGCCAGATCTTCCAAGGGGGGCCACGGGAAGAAGAAAGGTCCCCGCACCCCCAGCCCTCCTCCTCCGGTGCTGCCGCTGGTGAACCCTGTCGTGGCAGCCGGGGGGAAGAAACACAAGGGGAAGCACAAGAACAAGGAGAAGTGTGAGGAGAAGCCGCCcaaggagggaaaggagagagggagagatgcggAGAAACacaaggagaagaaggagaaacgCAG AGACCGGTCAGACAGCTCCCACAAGGCCAAGCGGTCAGTGATGTCTGAGGAACGTTCCGGCAGCGTGTCCTCTCCTTCCAGAGACCGAGAGATGTccccgtcagccaggaagaacaAGTCCACCTCCCCAAAAGTAGCCTCCCAGAAGACCCTTGCGCCTGCCTCCCCACCTCACAG GTCTCCCCCTCCCCGCCACAAGCGCACCCCCACCCCGCCCCGCCACCACTCCCCCTCCTCCCACTCTGGCTCCTCAGCCCAGAGACACTCTCCTTCCCCCCGCCGGCGCCGCTCGGCATCCCCCGCCTACAACCGCGAGCCCCCAGCCGCCTCCTCACCTCCTGGCCAGAGGTGTTCCTCCCGCTCCCCTGCAGCCTCCCGGGACACCTCCTCTCCTCAGAGGAGGACTAGCCCCGGAGGACGAAACCACTCTCGGGGGCGTGAGAGAGGACGCAGCGAGAGGGGGAGGAGCCCACCTGCCCAGGAGCACCGACACGAGCGTCGAGACG AGAGCCGCGGGAAGCGAGAGAAAGACTGTAGCCGTGACGACCGGGACTACGAGGTGGCAGAGACGAGCTCTTCTCGTGATGCTGCCCGTGAGGACCGGGAGACAAAAGAGGGGCGAGAGCGCCGGGGTGACGGGCGCAGCGACCGACGAGGAGACTCCACCAGTACCTCCAGGGACCCCACCAGGGATAGAGACCGGGACACCAAGGACTCGACCCGGGAACCCAGAACCACAGAGACCACGTCAACACGCTCCGGACGAGACCCTCTGGAGTACAGGGACCGGGATCGAGAacgggagagggagcgagaaaaggagaaagagagggagcgggagagaggagagagggagaagacggACAGGAAGGAGGAGGCTGTCCCGGAGGAGGGGAGGGGCTATGGGAGGGGCCACGGgcgagaggaaggagggaggactgaagggaggggggaggtacGGGGGGAGACGAGGACAGAGAGTAGAGCTGAGAGACCTGGCAGGGGTAGGGGCCGCGAGGCTGACGCATCTGACAAAG GCTCCTCAGGCTCCACCCGGAATGCCCGAGGCTCCCAGCTGGAGAGTGGTGGTCATGACGGTTGGGACTCACGTAGCGGCGGAGGCTTCCGTGAGAAGAGTGCGGAGAGGAGCACCGACCGTGGGGCGGAGAGAGGAGgcgcagagagaggaggagcggagCGTGACCGTTATGacggagacaggagaggaggggagcaggcgACTGGGAGAGACTCATCCTACGACCGTAGAGGTGGTCACACTGACCGTGGTGACcgcagagagaacagggagagag ACCAAAGAGCATCCTCTCCTGGTCGGCACCCAGCCAGAGGAGAAGAGCCAGACAGGGAGGAGACCAGAGGGAGGGATGAACgcagaggagaggaaaaaggagGGGACAGACGAGAGGACAGAGcccgagagagggagcgagagagggaacgggaaagagagaaggagagggaaagagagagggagaaggagagggaggcagagcgGGAGAGGGTccgggagagggagcgagaacgggagcgagagagggagagggaaaaggagaaagagagggaaaaggagcgagagagggaacgggagagggaagagagggagcgggagagggaggagcgagatagggagaggaaggagagagagcgggagagggaacgagagcgggagagggagcgagagcaaagagagagggagaggcagcggGAATGGGAGGAACGTGAGAAAGGAAGGGATGAGCGACGGGAACGGACTAGGGATGAACCAAGGGACGACCGCTCTGTCCGAGACTCTCATGAAGACCGCAAGACCAG CCGGAAGAGGCACAGGGTAGAGACCACACCCAGCCCGACTCGCCCCTCTCCCAAGCGAGCAAGGGACGCCCCCCCAGGAGACGGCGAGGAATACAACAGCCCTGAAGAGAAAA GTGTTGAGAAACACCGGCTGTTGAGTCAGGTGGTACTCCCGCCCCAGGAGCCCCTCCTGCGTTCCCCCCCCAGCACCTCTGTAGCGGAGGACACCAAGCCCAGCCGCTGGAAGGACGAGGAGCGCCGTGGAGGCGGGGacaagagggaggggaggagccGCCGGAACGAGGAGGCCGACGCCcgtggagacagaggaggagcaggCAGAGGAGGTGAGAGACGGGGGGAGCACCCCTCAGATAGCAGTACCCCTGTCTCGGCCTCCGGCTCGGACTctaggagaggtaaagagagggacGGTGGGGAGCCCACCCCTCCCCCGCCGCCCGTCGCCCTGGTCACTGAGGACAGAGACGCTCCAGTCCCGTCAGGTCATGAGGAGGGCAAGAAGAAGACTAAGTCCCAGAAGAAAGGCCTGAAgaaggggaggaaggaggagggtgtGGCAGGAGGTGTTTCAGGAGCTCCAGAGAGGTTCACCAACCCAGAGCCCCCCTCCTCCATGGCCCTCTCGGACGGCCCCccgccccctctcctctccccccgcAAAGCGCCTAAGAAGAAGGCGCTGGACAAGAAGAGGAAACGATCCCGTGGCGCCGAGTCGGACGCGTCTGAGGAGGAACCAGGCTCCTCCCATCTTCCCCCGGGCAAGAGGAACAAGAGGGGTCCCCGGACGCCCCCGCCCGCGCCAAAGGAGGCTCTGCTATCCCAGAGGGCCGTGCCACATTCTGTTGCAGAGCCCTTGCCACAGCCCGTCAAAATGGACGCCAACTTCAGCGACTGGTCTGACGAGGATGTGCTGGAGCGCGGTGGTGTATCGGCGGCTGTTAAGGCACCCCCCACAGTCCTCACTGAGAGGACTCCGACCGAAGCTCTTCCCAGGAGAGGAGGTCCGAGGGGGGGcaaggagagggtggagaggccTGTTCCCCCGCCCATCGCCCCTCTGCTGTCCCAGGACCCTCCTATGTTACTCCAGACCCTGCCTCCCCAGCCCCTCATGTCCCAGCCCCTGCTGAGGAAGCCTCCTCCGGAGCAGAAGAGGAGCAGCAGTATGGGAAGCAACCAGAGCAGGGCCTCATCCAGACGTCTCCGCTCTCCCTCCAACGAGTCAGCCCACAGAGAGGACCCTCAGCAGGGCCAAGGACCAGGCCGACCCAGGAGAGGACACCAGCTCCAGGGGGGCAACTCCCGAGACCGGGAACGAGAAAGGGAgcgagacagggaaagagagagggagcgtggtgagagagagaggggaccagTTGTCACAGAACCTCCggtggtgaggggagaggagcGGAAGTCACGCATCGaccagctgaggagaggagagcccagTCGCAGCACCTCCTCAG ACCGGCAGGACTCTCGCAGCCACAGCTCCAGACGAAGCTCCCCTGAGTCAGAGCGGCAGGTGCAGTCGCGGGCCGGGTCCTACGACGGCCGAGagcgtgagagggagagagagagggagcgggaacAGTTTGAGAGGGAGCGGGAGCGCAAGGACCTCCGACAGCAGCAGGGGCCTCCGGGGCCACTACCTCCTCTCCAGCAGCAGGGGCAGCAGAGAGACTGGGAGCCCGAGGGGCCACGGGAGTGGGGTGGGAGGGGCCGTGAACCCCTCCTCATGCGTGGAGGCAACAGAGAGCAAATGAGAGAGCGTGATCTCCGTGACAtgcggggtgagagagagaggcttctgCCCGAGGGTCTCCTGCAGCAGCACGAACGAGAGCGGGAAAGAGAGCGCGGCGGCAACAGGGGCGTTGGCCGCGGTGGCGACCATGGCAACGACCGGGAGCGGGAGAGGATGCTGCTGATGGACCTGCCGCCACATGGGGACCCCAAGAACAGGATGGACATGAGGGGAGACAGACCAGATATGAGGGGAGACAGACCAGATTTAAGAGGGGACATGCGAGGAGATATGAGACCTGATGTGAGGGGAGACATTCGAGGGGATATGAGAGGAGATATGAGAGGAGACATTCGAGGAGATATGAGACCTGATATGAGGGGAGACATTCGAGGGGATATGAGAGGAGATATGAGGGGAGACATGAGACCTGATATTAGGGGAGACATTCGAGGGGACATGAGACCCGATATGAGGGGAGACATTCGAGGGGACATGAGGGGAGACATTCGAGGGGACATGAGGGGAGACATTCGAGGGGACATGAGACCTGATATGAGGGGAGACATTCGAGGGGATATGAGGGGGGACATGAGACCTGATATGAGGGGAGACATTCGAGGGGACATGAGACCTGATATTAGGGGAGACATTCGAGGGGACATGAGACCTGATATGAGGGGAGACATTCGAGGGGACATGAGACCTGATATGAGGGGAGACATTCGAGGGGACATGAGACCTGATATTAGGGGAGACATTCGAGGGGACATGAGACCCGATATGAGGGGGGATATGAGAGGGGGACCAGATATAAGAGCGGACATAAGGCCAGATCACATGAGACCAGATATCAGGGGGCCGGACAGGGTTGAgttctctctcctgctcccccACGAAGCTTTGGGACACAGCGGCATGGACCAGGACAAACCAGGCAACAGCCATCACCCTGTGGGAGGAGAGATACAGGAAGCAGAGAAACAGGACAGCATTGACG ACGAAGATGACGCGAAGGCGGATGACGCTGTGTCGGTGGTGTCTGGCGGGGAGGAGTACGAGCCAATCAGTGATGACGAGTTGGATGAGATCTTGGCGGACAGCGCCCAGAAGAGAGAGGATGGGCAGGAAGAAGAGAAGACGCCAG GTCCCCTGGATGTGATTGATGTGGACTGGTCCAGCCTGATGCCCAAGCAGAAGCAGGAGCCCCGGGCGGCAGGGGCAGCTCTGCTCCGGTTCACCCCAGGGGCAGTGCTCCTCAGGGCGGGCGTCTCCAAGCGGCTGGCTGGGCCCGAGCTCCTGGAGAGAGTCAGGGAGGTCTGCAAGAAGGAGCTGGACGACCCTAAAG ATGCTGACAAGCTGTTTGAGCACGACCTGGGTGCTCTGAACAAGGCAGCTCTGAACAGGAAGGTAGAGAGGGCAGGTCTGCTGAGGAACCTGGGCCCCTGCTGTAAGGCCCTCTGTGCCCGCAGGGACATGGCCATCAGACGGCAGCTCCTCAAGAACGAAAAG ggcctGACCAAGCAGATGTACCCCAGTGTTCCTGTGGTGGACAGTGAGCTCTTCCAACTCAGCATGCGTCTCTTCAAGAAAACTGTAGCCGCCGCCAGAAGCAACCAGCCCCCGTTGGGGCCCCCAGCAGGCCCAGAGAAGGCCGACAAGGGGCCACTGGGGCTGGTACCGGCAGCTTCACCGGCAGCCAAGCCCGGTACACCACAGCCCCCCGAGATGTGTGTCTCCTGA